One segment of Actinomycetota bacterium DNA contains the following:
- a CDS encoding PRC-barrel domain-containing protein: MLQSAKELRSTHLQAIDGEIGPLDDLYFDDFEWKVRYLVANTGSWLSGRRILLSPLAMTGAPDANSHIHMNLTTKQIEQSPRVDEAKPVSKQQEIDLHSYYGWNYYGFGPGISGTYSQDLDDPPGDAKGKHAEDTHLRSAKEVSGYRISASDEELGHVEDFIVDDITWEVRYMVVDTAPLWFGKKVLLSPLWIQQVDWGNRRVGVSLTAGDIKEAPEWDGLTPIEPDYDEKLFIHYSRSTYVV, encoded by the coding sequence ATGCTACAAAGCGCTAAGGAGCTTCGCAGCACCCATCTCCAGGCCATTGACGGCGAGATCGGCCCTCTTGACGATCTCTATTTCGATGACTTCGAGTGGAAGGTGCGATATCTGGTCGCGAATACCGGAAGCTGGCTCTCCGGCCGGCGCATCCTTCTGTCACCTCTGGCAATGACCGGAGCACCGGATGCGAACTCTCACATTCACATGAATCTCACCACCAAACAGATCGAGCAGAGCCCCAGGGTCGACGAGGCAAAGCCGGTTTCGAAGCAGCAGGAGATCGACCTGCACTCCTACTACGGGTGGAACTACTACGGTTTTGGTCCGGGAATCAGCGGGACATACTCGCAGGACTTAGATGACCCGCCCGGGGACGCCAAAGGAAAGCACGCCGAAGACACTCACTTGCGCAGTGCAAAGGAGGTCTCCGGGTACCGGATCAGCGCAAGCGATGAAGAGCTGGGGCATGTGGAGGACTTCATCGTCGACGACATCACGTGGGAAGTGCGCTACATGGTGGTGGACACCGCCCCTTTGTGGTTCGGCAAGAAGGTGCTCCTATCCCCGTTATGGATCCAGCAGGTGGATTGGGGCAACCGCAGGGTGGGGGTATCCCTGACCGCCGGCGACATCAAGGAAGCGCCCGAGTGGGACGGCCTGACGCCGATAGAGCCGGATTACGACGAAAAACTCTTCATCCACTACAGCAGATCCACCTACGTCGTTTGA